CCGTGCGCCCGCAGATCGTCGTGTCCGGCGACGAGGACACACTGCTTGTCGGCCTCGACATCCCGGCGGTGACGCTGGAACTCAAAGAGAACGCGAAACAGACCGACAAGAAGGGCAAGAAGAAAAAATGATCGGAGAGGCGCCATGACTCCACGAAAATATTTCGGCACCGACGGCATCCGCGGCGTCGCCAATCAGGATCCGATGACCACTGAGGTCGCGATGCGCGTTGGCCGCGCCGCCGCGTATCACTTCCGGCGCGAAGATGGCCTCCACCGCGTCATCATCGGCAAAGACACGCGGCGCAGCAGTTACATGCTGGAGTTCGCCATGGCCGCCGGCATCTGCGCGGCGGGCGTCGACGCTTTTCTGGTCGGACCGCTGCCGACGCCGGGCATCGCCTTCCTCACGCGCGACATGCGCGCCGACGCGGGCGTCGTTATATCCGCGAGCCACAACCCGTTTCAGGACAACGGCATCAAGTTTTTCGATTCGCACGGATTCAAGTTGCCCGACGAGGTCGAGCACCGCATCGAGGACATCATGGACGCGCGCGAGGCGGAAACGCATCCCGCCACCGCCGCGGACGTCGGCCGCGCGTATCGCATCGACGACGCGATGGGCCGCTACATCGTCTTCCTCAAGAAGGCATTTCCCGCGGAGCTAACGCTCGAGGGCATGCGGATCGTGCTCGATTGCTCGAACGGCGCGGCCTACAAAGTGGCGCCCGCGGTGTTTCTCGAGCTCGGCGCCTCGCTGACGATCATCGGAAACCGCCCGAACGGACTGAACATCAACGAGGACTGCGGCGCGCAGCATCCGAAGGCGATGGCCGACACCGTGAAGGCGGTCAGCGCGGACATCGGCATCGCGTTTGACGGCGACGCGGATCGCGTGGTGATCGCCGACGAAACCGGCGCGATCGTCGACGGCGATCACCTTATGGCCGCGACCGCGAAGGCGCTTTTGGCCCAGGACCGCCTTTCCAGACGGACGCTCGTCACGACCGTGGACAGCAACAAGGGGCTCGATGTCGCCATGCTCGAGGCCGGCGGGCAGGTGGTTCGCACCGATGTCGGCGACCGCTACGTCATCGAGGCGATGCAGGCCGGCGGCTTCAATTACGGCGGCGAAAAAAGCGGCCACATGATCTTTCTCGACGAGCACACCACGGGCGACGGCGTCATGAGCGCGTTGCAAATCCTCGCGACGCAGTTGCGGTCGGGCCGGCCCGCGTCCGAATTCTTCCACGGCGCCATGCGCGATTTTCCCCAGGCGCGAAAGAATATCCGCGTGCGCGCCAAGCCGCCTTTGGAGGAGATCGCCGGCCTTGCGAAAATTCTCGACTCCGCGCGATCGGAACTTGGCGAAAGGGGCCGCGTGCTCGTGCGTTATTCGGGCACCGAATCGCTGTGCCGCGTGATCGTCGAGGGTGAACACGCCGAACGCATCGACGCGATCGCGGCGGACATCGACGCCTGCATCGGTGGCGCGGTCGGCGAGGCGTGACCACGGCATCATCGC
The window above is part of the bacterium genome. Proteins encoded here:
- the glmM gene encoding phosphoglucosamine mutase, which produces MTPRKYFGTDGIRGVANQDPMTTEVAMRVGRAAAYHFRREDGLHRVIIGKDTRRSSYMLEFAMAAGICAAGVDAFLVGPLPTPGIAFLTRDMRADAGVVISASHNPFQDNGIKFFDSHGFKLPDEVEHRIEDIMDAREAETHPATAADVGRAYRIDDAMGRYIVFLKKAFPAELTLEGMRIVLDCSNGAAYKVAPAVFLELGASLTIIGNRPNGLNINEDCGAQHPKAMADTVKAVSADIGIAFDGDADRVVIADETGAIVDGDHLMAATAKALLAQDRLSRRTLVTTVDSNKGLDVAMLEAGGQVVRTDVGDRYVIEAMQAGGFNYGGEKSGHMIFLDEHTTGDGVMSALQILATQLRSGRPASEFFHGAMRDFPQARKNIRVRAKPPLEEIAGLAKILDSARSELGERGRVLVRYSGTESLCRVIVEGEHAERIDAIAADIDACIGGAVGEA